A region from the Mya arenaria isolate MELC-2E11 chromosome 2, ASM2691426v1 genome encodes:
- the LOC128244544 gene encoding uncharacterized protein LOC128244544, giving the protein MRFFLLIFLLALNGLISPAQSGTFTLELENYASSELRMPRSTASGNSTVLLKQGQFVEMEICVSKVTNMSIRNVVYSNDGNVDTVWVTIDGLHAQSFKTEYLSDNGNAWNKFKSTGPLQGKVNLYAGKHTIKFNATETDDWGVEIDNVVLLIDDNWLQYSDIVCNLYCFDIKHDDVPRMESIPNGRFVQKSISTQCSEQDNIKIEVYHETAQDFDIIATKPKYLSFANNRGPDYSQCVLPSPYWVFKDKVISPSTAETTYDNASLTFSGTQDAVNVNVAFSFKKITPSREIDERLMSSNLFIKLRNLPRENLKIKPEYMQGGRWKALDELEFTTFSTEHTWLIPSHSWSPSSDNEIRLVVKPGQQQVVFDIIKLDASRPKDELVTLYASSNVVYQGVRLGFWQHWNEHPASMSVNIQDGSNPVEFARVDSIRVYAKVPWTGGYAQVLVLFQDGRTRIQAITPHGLDYIPFGASVNIGQPQNTSDHRPYSPISVVSIDPKSNRLVLEYYNGNKATLEFEASFLGTRLKVRDINFKSSRVTHPIMTFRSMWVKDGKADTDHVVINGTVSRHISANWVELNGISAVFYRRCISTHNTQGPDITIKFLSKED; this is encoded by the coding sequence ATGAGGTTTTttctattgatatttttactcgCTTTAAATGGACTTATAAGCCCAGCGCAAAGTGGAACGTTCACGTTAGAGTTAGAGAATTATGCTTCGTCCGAATTGCGGATGCCTCGGTCAACGGCGAGCGGAAACTCAACTGTGTTGCTGAAACAAGGACAATTTGTAGAGATGGAAATCTGCGTAAGTAAGGTGACAAATATGAGCATACGTAACGTCGTTTACTCAAATGACGGGAACGTCGATACCGTGTGGGTGACAATCGATGGTCTACACGCGCAGTCGTTTAAGACAGAGTATTTATCTGACAACGGGAATGCTTGGAATAAATTCAAATCTACCGGGCCTCTGCAAGGGAAAGTAAACTTGTACGCTGGTAAGCatacaattaaatttaatgcaaCGGAGACCGACGACTGGGGTGTGGAAATTGACAATGTTGTCCTGCTTATTGACGATAACTGGTTACAATACTCGGACATTGTGTGTAATCTGTATTGCTTTGATATAAAACACGACGATGTCCCAAGAATGGAATCCATTCCGAATGGGCGGTTTGTCCAGAAGTCGATTTCAACTCAATGTAGCGAGCAGGATAATATCAAGATTGAGGTGTACCACGAAACAGCCCAAGATTTTGACATCATAGCGACTAAACCAAAGTACCTAAGCTTTGCGAACAACAGAGGTCCCGATTATAGTCAATGTGTTTTGCCAAGCCCCTATTGGGTTTTCAAAGATAAGGTCATATCACCATCAACGGCGGAGACAACATATGATAACGCGTCTTTGACGTTTTCGGGAACGCAAGATGCCGTGAATGTAAACGTCGCTTTTAGTTTCAAAAAGATTACACCCTCGAGGGAAATTGACGAACGGTTAATGAGTTCAAATCTGTTCATAAAGCTTAGAAATCTTCCAAGAGAAAACCTTAAAATAAAACCCGAGTATATGCAGGGCGGACGTTGGAAAGCTTTAGATGAACTCGAATTCACAACATTCAGCACTGAGCACACGTGGCTGATTCCATCCCACTCGTGGTCTCCGAGTAGCGATAACGAAATCCGTCTGGTAGTAAAGCCCGGTCAACAACAAGTGGTATTTGATATAATCAAGCTAGATGCAAGCAGACCGAAAGACGAGTTAGTGACACTGTATGCTAGCTCGAATGTCGTGTACCAAGGTGTCCGTCTGGGCTTCTGGCAACACTGGAATGAACATCCGGCCTCCATGTCAGTAAACATACAAGACGGAAGTAATCCGGTGGAGTTCGCAAGGGTGGACAGCATTCGCGTGTACGCCAAGGTTCCGTGGACGGGCGGTTACGCGCAGGTGCTCGTTTTGTTCCAGGATGGTCGCACCCGGATACAGGCAATTACCCCTCATGGGCTTGATTATATCCCCTTCGGAGCGTCTGTTAACATTGGTCAGCCCCAAAATACGAGTGACCATCGTCCATACTCTCCTATCTCGGTTGTATCAATTGATCCGAAATCTAACCGCTTGGTTTTGGAATATTACAACGGCAACAAAGCAACATTGGAGTTTGAAGCCTCATTCCTTGGAACCAGACTTAAAGTAAGGGACATCAACTTCAAGAGTTCAAGAGTTACCCACCCAATAATGACTTTCCGTTCCATGTGGGTAAAAGATGGAAAAGCGGATACCGATCACGTGGTTATTAATGGTACCGTTTCACGCCATATTAGTGCAAATTGGGTAGAGCTAAATGGGATTTCAGCGGTGTTCTATCGGAGATGTATTTCTACGCATAATACCCAGGGCCCGGACATTACGATCAAGTTTTTATCAAAGGAGGATTGA